Proteins from one Microtus pennsylvanicus isolate mMicPen1 chromosome 7, mMicPen1.hap1, whole genome shotgun sequence genomic window:
- the Trim45 gene encoding E3 ubiquitin-protein ligase TRIM45 isoform X1: protein MSENRKPLLGFVHKHPDANAPGNSGKTHCPSCLGLFKAPRLLPCLHTVCTTCLEKLEPFSVVDIRGGDSDTSSEGSLFQEPKPRSLQPQVGILCPVCDAQVDLPLGGVKALTIDHLAMNDVMLESLRGEGQGLVCDLCSDREVEKRCQTCKANLCHFCCQAHRRQKKTMYHTVVDLKDLKGYSRVGKPILCPAHPAEELRLFCELCDQPVCRDCVVGEHREHPYDFTSNVIHKHGDSVRELLRGTQPHVEALEEALAQIESMNSGLQERVEAVAGDVRTFSEGYIKAIEEHRDRLLKQLDDIRVQKENSLQLQKAQLEQLLADMRTGVEFTEHLLTSGSDLEILITKGVVVERLRKLNKVEYSARPGVNDKICFSPQEKAGQCRGYEVYGAINTKEVDPAKCVLQGEDLHRVREKQTASFTLLCKDATGESMGRGGDNVQVAVVPKDKKDSPVRTVVQDNKDGSYNVSFTPKEPGVYTVWVCIREQHVQGSPFTMTVRRKHRPHPGVFHCCTFCSSGGQKTARCACGGTMPGGYLGCGHGHKGHPGRPHWSCCGKFLEKSECTYPGGQSASRSLLRTVAL from the exons ATGTCAGAAAACAGGAAGCCGCTTCTGGGTTTCGTGCACAAACACCCCGATGCGAACGCACCTGGGAACTCAGGCAAGACTCACTGCCCTTCGTGTCTGGGGCTTTTCAAAGCCCCCAGGCTCTTGCCTTGCTTGCACACGGTATGCACCACGTGTCTGGAAAAGCTGGAACCGTTCTCTGTAGTGGACATCCGTGGGGGTGACTCAGACACCAGCTCCGAGGGGTCCCTCTTCCAGGAACCCAAGCCACGCAGCTTGCAGCCGCAGGTTGGCATCCTCTGTCCGGTATGTGATGCTCAGGTGGACCTGCCCTTGGGTGGAGTGAAGGCTTTAACGATAGACCACCTGGCCATGAATGACGTGATGCTGGAGAGTCTGCGCGGGGAAGGCCAGGGCCTGGTGTGTGACCTGTGCAGCGACCGAGAAGTAGAGAAGAGGTGTCAGACCTGCAAGGCCAATCTCTGCCACTTCTGCTGCCAGGCTCATAG GCGGCAGAAGAAGACGATGTATCATACCGTGGTGGACCTGAAAGACCTGAAAGGCTACAGTCGGGTTGGAAAGCCCATCCTGTGTCCTGCTCACCCTGCGGAGGAGCTGAGGCTGTTCTGTGAACTCTGTGACCAGCCGGTGTGTCGGGACTGTGTGGTTGGGGAGCACCGGGAGCACCCCTATGACTTCACCAGCAACGTCATTCACAAGCATGGAGACTCTGTGCGGGAGCTCCTGAGAGGCACCCAGCCCCATGTGGAGGCCCTGGAGGAAGCCCTGGCTCAGATCGAAAGCATGAACAGTGGCCTCCAGGAGCGAGTGGAGGCTGTGGCAGGCGACGTCCGGACATTCTCTGAGGGCTACATCAAAGCCATCGAGGAACACCGGGACAGACTGCTCAAGCAGCTGGATGACATACGGGTCCAGAAGGAAAACTCTTTGCAGTTGCAGAAGGCCCAGCTGGAACAGCTGCTGGCTGATATGCGGACCGGGGTGGAGTTCACCGAGCACCTGCTGACCAGCGGCTCGGACCTAGAAATACTCATTACCAAGGGGGTGGTGGTCGAACGGCTCCGAAAGCTGAACAAAGTTGAGTACAGCGCCCGCCCGGGAGTGAACGATAAGATCTGCTTCTCTCCTCAGGAGAAGGCCGGCCAGTGCCGGGGCTATGAAGTCTACGGGGCCATTAATACCAAAGAAGTTGATCCAGCTAAATGTGTCCTTCAGGGAGAAG ATCTCCACAGAGTTCGAGAGAAGCAGACAGCATCTTTTACCCTGCTTTGTAAGGATGCCACGGGAGAGAGCATGGGCCGGGGAGGAGACAACGTCCAGGTCGCGGTCGTCCCCAAAGATAAGAAAGACAG CCCCGTCAGAACGGTGGTCCAGGACAACAAAGATGGATCATACAATGTTTCCTTCACTCCCAAGGAACCTGGAGTCTATACCGTGTGGGTCTGCATCAGAGAGCAGCACGTGCAG GGCTCACCCTTCACCATGACGGTGAGGAGAAAGCACCGCCCGCACCCAGGGGTGTTTCACTGCTGCACCTTCTGCTCCAGCGGAGGCCAGAAAACTGCACGCTGCGCCTGCGGAGGCACCATGCCAG GTGGGTACCTCGGCTGTGGCCATGGACACAAAGGACACCCAGGTCGTCCGCACTGGTCTTGCTGTGGGAAGTTCCTGGAGAAGTCTGAGTGCACATACCCAGGTGGGCAGAGCGCATCGAGGAGTCTGCTGAGGACCGTGGCCCTCTGA
- the Trim45 gene encoding E3 ubiquitin-protein ligase TRIM45 isoform X2 → MSENRKPLLGFVHKHPDANAPGNSGKTHCPSCLGLFKAPRLLPCLHTVCTTCLEKLEPFSVVDIRGGDSDTSSEGSLFQEPKPRSLQPQVGILCPVCDAQVDLPLGGVKALTIDHLAMNDVMLESLRGEGQGLVCDLCSDREVEKRCQTCKANLCHFCCQAHRRQKKTMYHTVVDLKDLKGYSRVGKPILCPAHPAEELRLFCELCDQPVCRDCVVGEHREHPYDFTSNVIHKHGDSVRELLRGTQPHVEALEEALAQIESMNSGLQERVEAVAGDVRTFSEGYIKAIEEHRDRLLKQLDDIRVQKENSLQLQKAQLEQLLADMRTGVEFTEHLLTSGSDLEILITKGVVVERLRKLNKVEYSARPGVNDKICFSPQEKAGQCRGYEVYGAINTKEVDPAKCVLQGEDLHRVREKQTASFTLLCKDATGESMGRGGDNVQVAVVPKDKKDSLLRGGGPLNSYFLQPRQNGGPGQQRWIIQCFLHSQGTWSLYRVGLHQRAARAGLTLHHDGEEKAPPAPRGVSLLHLLLQRRPENCTLRLRRHHARWVPRLWPWTQRTPRSSALVLLWEVPGEV, encoded by the exons ATGTCAGAAAACAGGAAGCCGCTTCTGGGTTTCGTGCACAAACACCCCGATGCGAACGCACCTGGGAACTCAGGCAAGACTCACTGCCCTTCGTGTCTGGGGCTTTTCAAAGCCCCCAGGCTCTTGCCTTGCTTGCACACGGTATGCACCACGTGTCTGGAAAAGCTGGAACCGTTCTCTGTAGTGGACATCCGTGGGGGTGACTCAGACACCAGCTCCGAGGGGTCCCTCTTCCAGGAACCCAAGCCACGCAGCTTGCAGCCGCAGGTTGGCATCCTCTGTCCGGTATGTGATGCTCAGGTGGACCTGCCCTTGGGTGGAGTGAAGGCTTTAACGATAGACCACCTGGCCATGAATGACGTGATGCTGGAGAGTCTGCGCGGGGAAGGCCAGGGCCTGGTGTGTGACCTGTGCAGCGACCGAGAAGTAGAGAAGAGGTGTCAGACCTGCAAGGCCAATCTCTGCCACTTCTGCTGCCAGGCTCATAG GCGGCAGAAGAAGACGATGTATCATACCGTGGTGGACCTGAAAGACCTGAAAGGCTACAGTCGGGTTGGAAAGCCCATCCTGTGTCCTGCTCACCCTGCGGAGGAGCTGAGGCTGTTCTGTGAACTCTGTGACCAGCCGGTGTGTCGGGACTGTGTGGTTGGGGAGCACCGGGAGCACCCCTATGACTTCACCAGCAACGTCATTCACAAGCATGGAGACTCTGTGCGGGAGCTCCTGAGAGGCACCCAGCCCCATGTGGAGGCCCTGGAGGAAGCCCTGGCTCAGATCGAAAGCATGAACAGTGGCCTCCAGGAGCGAGTGGAGGCTGTGGCAGGCGACGTCCGGACATTCTCTGAGGGCTACATCAAAGCCATCGAGGAACACCGGGACAGACTGCTCAAGCAGCTGGATGACATACGGGTCCAGAAGGAAAACTCTTTGCAGTTGCAGAAGGCCCAGCTGGAACAGCTGCTGGCTGATATGCGGACCGGGGTGGAGTTCACCGAGCACCTGCTGACCAGCGGCTCGGACCTAGAAATACTCATTACCAAGGGGGTGGTGGTCGAACGGCTCCGAAAGCTGAACAAAGTTGAGTACAGCGCCCGCCCGGGAGTGAACGATAAGATCTGCTTCTCTCCTCAGGAGAAGGCCGGCCAGTGCCGGGGCTATGAAGTCTACGGGGCCATTAATACCAAAGAAGTTGATCCAGCTAAATGTGTCCTTCAGGGAGAAG ATCTCCACAGAGTTCGAGAGAAGCAGACAGCATCTTTTACCCTGCTTTGTAAGGATGCCACGGGAGAGAGCATGGGCCGGGGAGGAGACAACGTCCAGGTCGCGGTCGTCCCCAAAGATAAGAAAGACAG CCTCCTGAGAGGGGGCGGCCCTTTGAACTCTTATTTCCTTCAGCCCCGTCAGAACGGTGGTCCAGGACAACAAAGATGGATCATACAATGTTTCCTTCACTCCCAAGGAACCTGGAGTCTATACCGTGTGGGTCTGCATCAGAGAGCAGCACGTGCAG GGCTCACCCTTCACCATGACGGTGAGGAGAAAGCACCGCCCGCACCCAGGGGTGTTTCACTGCTGCACCTTCTGCTCCAGCGGAGGCCAGAAAACTGCACGCTGCGCCTGCGGAGGCACCATGCCAG GTGGGTACCTCGGCTGTGGCCATGGACACAAAGGACACCCAGGTCGTCCGCACTGGTCTTGCTGTGGGAAGTTCCTGGAGAAGTCTGA